The following coding sequences lie in one Cannabis sativa cultivar Pink pepper isolate KNU-18-1 chromosome 5, ASM2916894v1, whole genome shotgun sequence genomic window:
- the LOC115716605 gene encoding myrcene synthase, chloroplastic isoform X1, which translates to MHCITLKHQISPLLPNICSTTNFGVFFRPKLYTNYNIINNNATKSRLSRACYPIQCAVVNSSNAIIDRRSANFEPSIWSFDYIQSLTSQYKGEPYTSRVKKLERDVKKILVEMENSLAQLELIDTLQRLGISYRFENEINSILNKKYVNINNPNYNLYAIALQFRLLRQHGYAVPQEIFNQLKDEIENIKKHINGNDIMGVLALYEASFYEKKGESILKEARIFTTKCLKNYTIMISEQKKLLIDNDYDYDIEVVNHALELPLHRRTTRTEAKWFIDAYAKKQDMNPMLLELAKLDFNIVQSTHHEDLKHIFRWWRHTKLGEKLNFARDRLMECFLWNIGIRFESKFSYFRTKTAKLFELVTFIDDIYDVYGTLDELELFTKAVERWDVKMINELPEYMKMPYLVLHNTINDMVFEVLRDQEISINIQYLKKTWVDMCKSFLQEAKWYYSGYTPTLEEYIENGWISVGAPVILVHAYFFHANNNRTITNTKEIFECLEYGYYPAIIRHSAIILRFTNDLTTLSEELKRGDAPTSIQCYMQEKNVSEEEAREHIKFLINEAWKEMNNDVGLYPISLTEDATNFAKMGFFIYQHGDGHSSQDNQSKQKISSLIIEPIPLYT; encoded by the exons ctaattataatattattaataataatgctACAAAATCAAGATTATCACGTGCATGCTACCCCATCCAATGTGCTGTGGTCAATAGTTCTAATGCAATTATTGATCGACGATCAGCCAACTTTGAGCCATCCATTTGGTCTTTCGATTATATTCAATCTCTTACAAGTCAATATaag GGAGAACCTTATACAAGTCGAGTGAAAAAACTTGAGAGAGAtgtgaaaaaaatattagttgAGATGGAAAACTCTTTAGCTCAACTTGAACTCATTGATACATTGCAAAGACTTGGAATATCTTACCGTTTTGAGAATGAAATAAATTCtattttgaacaaaaaatatGTCAATATTAATAAtcctaattataatttatatgccATTGCTCTTCAATTTAGGCTTCTACGTCAACATGGCTATGCAGTACCTCAag AGATTTTTAATCAGTTGAAGGACGAGATAGAAAACATCAAAAAACACATAAATGGTAATGATATCATGGGAGTATTAGCCTTATACGAAGCTTCTTTTTATGAGAAAAAAGGCGAAAGTATTTTAAAGGAAGCTAGAATTTTCACAACTAAATGTCTCAAAAACTACACTATCATGATATCAGAGCAAAAAAAGTTACTGATTGATaatgattatgattatgataTCGAAGTAGTGAATCATGCTTTAGAGCTCCCACTTCATCGGAGGACCACAAGAACAGAAGCAAAGTGGTTCATTGACGCATATGCGAAAAAACAAGACATGAATCCTATGTTGCTTGAGTTAGCCAAACTCGATTTCAACATAGTACAATCAACACATCATGAAGATCTAAAACATATATtcag gtgGTGGAGACATACTAAACTTGGAGAGAAATTGAATTTTGCAAGAGATCGATTGATGGAATGTTTCTTATGGAATATTGGAATAAGATTTGAGTCAAAATTCAGCTATTTTAGAACAAAAACTGCCAAATTATTTGAGCTAGTAACATTTATAGATGATATATATGATGTTTATGGAACATTGGATGAATTAGAGCTTTTCACCAAAGCTGTTGAGag ATGGGATGTGAAAATGATAAATGAGTTACCAGAATACATGAAGATGCCTTATCTTGTTTTACACAATACCATAAATGATATGGTATTTGAGGTGTTAAGAGACCAAGAAATCTCCATCAACATTCAATATCTTAAGAAAACG TGGGTCGATATGTGTAAAAGTTTCTTGCAAGAGGCAAAATGGTACTATAGTGGATACACACCAACATTGGAAGAATATATTGAAAATGGTTGGATTTCAGTAGGAGCACCAGTTATTCTTGTGCATGCTTATTTTTTTCACGCAAATAATAATCGCACAATTACAAATACTAAAGAGATTTTCGAATGCTTGGAATATGGTTATTATCCTGCCATTATTCGTCACAGTGCCATAATATTACGATTTACAAATGACCTAACAACATTATCG GAGGAATTGAAAAGAGGTGATGCTCCGACATCAATTCAATGTTACATGCAAGAAAAAAATGTATCTGAAGAGGAAGCTCGTGAACATATTAAGTTTTTAATAAATGAAGCATGGAAGGAGATGAATAATGATGTTGGATTATATCCAATCTCATTGACTGAAGATGCTACAAACTTTGCTAAGATGGGATTTTTCATATATCAACATGGTGATGGTCATAGTTCTCAAGATAATCAatccaaacaaaaaatttcATCCTTGATTATTGAACCTATTCCcctatatacataa
- the LOC115716605 gene encoding (-)-limonene synthase, chloroplastic-like isoform X2: MHCITLKHQISPLLPNICSTTNFGVFFRPKLYTNYNIINNNATKSRLSRACYPIQCAVVNSSNAIIDRRSANFEPSIWSFDYIQSLTSQYKGEPYTSRVKKLERDVKKILVEMENSLAQLELIDTLQRLGISYRFENEINSILNKKYVNINNPNYNLYAIALQFRLLRQHGYAVPQEIFNQLKDEIENIKKHINGNDIMGVLALYEASFYEKKGESILKEARIFTTKCLKNYTIMISEQKKLLIDNDYDYDIEVVNHALELPLHRRTTRTEAKWFIDAYAKKQDMNPMLLELAKLDFNIVQSTHHEDLKHIFRWWRHTKLGEKLNFARDRLMECFLWNIGIRFESKFSYFRTKTAKLFELVTFIDDIYDVYGTLDELELFTKAVERWDVKMINELPEYMKMPYLVLHNTINDMVFEVLRDQEISINIQYLKKTEELKRGDAPTSIQCYMQEKNVSEEEAREHIKFLINEAWKEMNNDVGLYPISLTEDATNFAKMGFFIYQHGDGHSSQDNQSKQKISSLIIEPIPLYT; encoded by the exons ctaattataatattattaataataatgctACAAAATCAAGATTATCACGTGCATGCTACCCCATCCAATGTGCTGTGGTCAATAGTTCTAATGCAATTATTGATCGACGATCAGCCAACTTTGAGCCATCCATTTGGTCTTTCGATTATATTCAATCTCTTACAAGTCAATATaag GGAGAACCTTATACAAGTCGAGTGAAAAAACTTGAGAGAGAtgtgaaaaaaatattagttgAGATGGAAAACTCTTTAGCTCAACTTGAACTCATTGATACATTGCAAAGACTTGGAATATCTTACCGTTTTGAGAATGAAATAAATTCtattttgaacaaaaaatatGTCAATATTAATAAtcctaattataatttatatgccATTGCTCTTCAATTTAGGCTTCTACGTCAACATGGCTATGCAGTACCTCAag AGATTTTTAATCAGTTGAAGGACGAGATAGAAAACATCAAAAAACACATAAATGGTAATGATATCATGGGAGTATTAGCCTTATACGAAGCTTCTTTTTATGAGAAAAAAGGCGAAAGTATTTTAAAGGAAGCTAGAATTTTCACAACTAAATGTCTCAAAAACTACACTATCATGATATCAGAGCAAAAAAAGTTACTGATTGATaatgattatgattatgataTCGAAGTAGTGAATCATGCTTTAGAGCTCCCACTTCATCGGAGGACCACAAGAACAGAAGCAAAGTGGTTCATTGACGCATATGCGAAAAAACAAGACATGAATCCTATGTTGCTTGAGTTAGCCAAACTCGATTTCAACATAGTACAATCAACACATCATGAAGATCTAAAACATATATtcag gtgGTGGAGACATACTAAACTTGGAGAGAAATTGAATTTTGCAAGAGATCGATTGATGGAATGTTTCTTATGGAATATTGGAATAAGATTTGAGTCAAAATTCAGCTATTTTAGAACAAAAACTGCCAAATTATTTGAGCTAGTAACATTTATAGATGATATATATGATGTTTATGGAACATTGGATGAATTAGAGCTTTTCACCAAAGCTGTTGAGag ATGGGATGTGAAAATGATAAATGAGTTACCAGAATACATGAAGATGCCTTATCTTGTTTTACACAATACCATAAATGATATGGTATTTGAGGTGTTAAGAGACCAAGAAATCTCCATCAACATTCAATATCTTAAGAAAACG GAGGAATTGAAAAGAGGTGATGCTCCGACATCAATTCAATGTTACATGCAAGAAAAAAATGTATCTGAAGAGGAAGCTCGTGAACATATTAAGTTTTTAATAAATGAAGCATGGAAGGAGATGAATAATGATGTTGGATTATATCCAATCTCATTGACTGAAGATGCTACAAACTTTGCTAAGATGGGATTTTTCATATATCAACATGGTGATGGTCATAGTTCTCAAGATAATCAatccaaacaaaaaatttcATCCTTGATTATTGAACCTATTCCcctatatacataa